DNA sequence from the Thiohalospira halophila DSM 15071 genome:
CGGAGGACGTCAGTCTGGGCGCTGACGCTGTCCAGTGATTCGATGAGAGCCGCGAACGGAGCCGCGTAGCGGTCCTTGCGCTTGTACCCATCGATGACCTGCCACAGGGCGCTGTAGGCGTCCAGGTCCTGTTCCTTTAGATGCGCCATGGGCTGGGCCAGAGCAAAGTCCAGCAGGATGGCGTGCTCCTTGGCGTCTCCAGGGATGCGATAACCATCCCGGCTGTGGAGCAGAACCTTCCCGATATCGTGTAGCAGGGCCGTGAGGACCGTGGCCTCCC
Encoded proteins:
- a CDS encoding HD domain-containing protein; protein product: MNPMERPPVFTSQRPSVVQRSGSTPTLPASKGCHHTGRGGLLEHSLDVAEGAQRATESMGMSPLQREATVLTALLHDIGKVLLHSRDGYRIPGDAKEHAILLDFALAQPMAHLKEQDLDAYSALWQVIDGYKRKDRYAAPFAALIESLDSVSAQTDVLRARSAMHGGYRLPGCNRKTLWQPLNR